Within the Nitrospira sp. genome, the region TTACCACGGATGTACTCGTGATCGGGGGCGGTGGGGCCGGGTGTGCGGCGGCCCTGCATGCCCATGCGGCCGGTGCGAAGGTCATCCTGGCCACGAAGCTGCGACTCGGCGATTCGAATAGCGTTATGGCCCAAGGCGGGATGCAAATCTCGGTTGCCCCCGAGGATTCACCGGTTACGCACTTTCTGGATACCCTGAAGGGCGGGCTCATGAAAAACGATCATGCCCTTCTGAAGGTCATGGTGGAGGAGGGGCCTGCTATTGCCAAATGGCTCATCGAACTCGGTGTGTTGTTCGATCGAGACCCAGAGGGAAACCTGCACGTCAAGAAGGGAGGCGGCAGTTCCAAGCCCCGATTGCTGACTTGTTCGGACTACACGGGCCTTGAAATCATGCGGGTGCTGAAGGACGAGGTGCTCAATCGGCAGATTCAGCTCCTGGAGTTTTGTGCAGCCGTCGAGTTGCTGAGCGACGAGCATGGCGCCTGCACGGGAGTCGTCCTGAAGGACCTGGACAACAAGCGATATCTCGTGGTCGCGGCGAAGACAGTCATCCTGGCGACTGGTGGAATCGGTCGCCTGCACATTCAAGGCTTCCCTACCAGCAACCATTACGGGGCAACCGGCGATGGGTTGTGCCTCGCGTATCGCATGGGGGCGAGGCTGGCCCACATCGATACGTTCCAGTACCATCCTTCGGGCGCCGTCTATCCTGAACAACTCGTGGGTGCATTGGTCACTGAAGGTATTCGTTCGGAAGGGGGCCATTTGGTCAATGCCAAGGGGGAGCGGTTCGTGAACGAACTCGATACCCGCGATGTAGTCTCCTCTTCGATCATCCGCGAATGCGAAGAAGGCCGCGGCATTCGCACTATGGCCGGCCGCGTGGGTGTGTGGTTGGATACGCCGCTCCTCGATGCCGAACACGGATCCGGAACGGTAAACAAGCATTTCCCCGCGATGGTTCGTCAGTTTGAGCGGTTCGGTATCGATATCAGTAAAGATCCGGTGTTGATCTATCCGACGCTGCATTATCAAAACGGGGGCGTCAAGATCGACACTAATGCCGAAACGGAGGTCACGAACCTCTTTGTGGCCGGCGAAGCCTCTGGCGGATTGCATGGACGCAACCGGCTGATGGGAAATTCCCTCTTGGATCTGATGGTGTATGGTAAGCGATCTGGGCTCGTCGCCGCCGGGCGTGCATCCTCGACCTCTCAGGGAAAGCTCACGCTCGACCATCTTCAACGATTTCGCGCTGAGGCGAAAAAGCACGGTGTGTCATCCAGCGAGCACGCCTCACCGATGATTCTCCCCGCATACACGAGAAAGACCGGATAAGGGTCCAGGCGCGGGTAAGACCGACCGGATGCGTCTCACGGGCCCGCCCGAGCCGGGCTTTCGCCGAAAGGATTCAAATGAACGTTCACGAATTTCAAGCCAAGCAACTTTTCGCGCAGTTCGGGGTGCCCGTGCCTCGTGGCAGAGAGATTACGTCGCCTGATGCCGCGACGGCCTGGGCTAATGAGCTGAACACGCCCATCTTCGTCGTGAAGGCACAAATTCATGCCGGTGGCCGAGGGAAGGCCGGGGGTGTGAAGATCACCAAGGACAAAGGTGCGGTGGCGGGGTTGGCCAAGGAGTTGATCGGCAAGACACTCGTGACTCATCAGACCGGGCCGAAGGGGCGTACCGTCCATCGATTGCTTCTGGAGGAAGGCGCCAACATCGCGAAGGAACTCTACTTGAGCCTCCTGGTCGATCGCGATACCGGATGGCCGACCTTTATTGCCAGTACAGAGGGTGGTATGGAGATCGAAGAGGTGGCGGCCAAGACTCCGGACAAAATCATCAAGGAGGCCGTCGATCCGGCGGTCGGATTCCAAGGCTACAACGGACGGAACGTGGCCTTTGCCCTAGGGCTTCAGAACATGGAACCGACGGTCATCAACTCCTTCGTCAAGCTGCTCGACAACCTCTATCGGCTCTTCATGGAGAAGAATGCTGCCCTCGTCGAAATCAATCCACTGATCATTACGAAGGAAAAGACGTTGATTGCCCTCGATGGCAAGGTGTCATTCGACGATAACGGCATCTTCAAGCATCAGGATGTGCAGCAAATGCGGGATCTGAACGAAGAAGAGCCGCTCGAAATCGAGGCGACCGCGAATAATCTCAACTACGTGAAGTTGGATGGCAACATCGGTTGCATGGTGAATGGGGCGGGCCTGGCGATGGCCACCATGGACGTCATCAAGCTGGCCGGAAGCGAGCCGGCGAACTTCCTCGATGTCGGTGGCGGAGCCACAAAAGAGACGGTGGCTGCCGGTTTCCGCATCCTTCTCAAGGATCCGAACGTGAAGGGCATCTTCATCAATATCTTCGGAGGCATCGTTCGATGCGAACGTATCGCGCATGGCGTGATCGAGGCTGCCAAGGAGGTAAGAATCAACGTCCCCCTCGTTGTCCGCCTCCAGGGCACGAATGCGGAAGAAGGCAGGAAGCTTTTGGCCGAGTCGGATCTGAAGCTGGACGTCGCCAATGATCTGTGGGAAGCGGCACAAAAAATTGTACAGATGACGGGGAAAGCCGCCTAAAGGAGACCACTGTGAGCATTCTCGTCAATAAGAACACGCGGGTCGTCGTCCAGGGCATTACGGGGAAGGAAGGGTCCTTCCACGCCACGCAGTGCAAGGCATACGGTACTCAGATAGTCGCGGGCGTCACGCCGGGTAAGGCCGGACAGGAGGTCGAGGGCATTCCGGTCTTCAATACGGTTCGGGAGGCGGTCACGAAGACCCAGTGTGATACCTCCCTGATATTCGTCCCGCCGCCCTTCTGTGCCGACGCCATTCTTGAGGCGGCAAATGCCGGTATCAGGTTGGTGATCTGTATCACCGAAGGAATTCCCGTCAACGATATGGTCCGAGTCAAGCGCGCACTGCGCGGGCGCGATGTCCGACTCATCGGTCCCAACTGTCCTGGAGTGATTACCGTTGACGAAGCCAAGATTGGGATCATGCCGGGATTCATTCACAAGAAAGGGGTCGTAGGCGTCGTCTCTCGCAGCGGCACCCTTACGTATGAGGCAGTGCATCAGCTCTCGACGCTGGGCTTGGGCGAGACAACGTGCGTCGGCATCGGCGGCGATCCGGTCAACGGAACAGGCTTTGTCGATGTTCTCCCGCTGTTTGAAAAAGATCCTGAGACTCAGGCGATTGTGATGATCGGCGAGATCGGCGGCGATGCCGAGGAAAAGGCCGCTGAGTTCATCAAAAAGAACGTCAAAAAACCCGTCATCAGCTTCATCGCGGGTATCACGGCACCGCCGGGGCGTCGAATGGGTCACGCTGGAGCGATTATCTCGGGCGGCAAAGGGACGGCATCGGAAAAAATGAAGGCGCTCGAGGCCGGCGGCGTCCGAGTGGTAAAGAATCCCGCTGAAATTGGTCAGGCCGTCAAGGCTGCGCTAGGTCGTTAGCTCGACCCGCTCGGTTTCAACATCCCGAGACACATGATCGGCGTTCCACCGTGCAGCTACAGTAGATTCTCCTTTTCTTGCACGCGGTCTCGTGGTACGTTGCCCTCGTGATCAATCCCTCTGTCCACGACCACGGCCGTGGACTCCGCTTGATCGAATCGCGTTTGACCGAATTTCACCGGCTTCCCGCAGTTGCCTTCGGCAGACTCCTGCTGGAGGCAGTTGTCCATGATAGGGAGTGACGATATGCGTGTCGTTCTCATACACGTTCGCGACCCACAATTCTACGCGCTGCCTGCCAAGACGAGGGCGAAGAACGGGCACATCAGGGTCATGGGGTTTCCACCGATTGGTATCATGTCGCTCTCCTCTGTGCTCAAGGCAGCCGGACACGAATGCCTCATGTTCGACCAGGCCCACCCCGAGACTCCCAACGAGGTCATCATCTCAGAGATCAATCGTTGCCGGCCAGACTTGGTGGGCATGAGTTTTCTGAGTACGACCAGCTATCCATATGCCAAGATTCTCGCCCGACACATCCGCGCCTCGAATCCGACTGTGAAGCTAGCCTTCGGTGGGGTCTTTGCCAGTCTTAACGCCCCACTCGTAAAGCTCCAGTGTCCGGAAATAGATTATGTCTGTCGGGGTGACGGAGAGCAGTTGCTGCTTGACTTATTGTCGCGCTTGGATGATCCCGAAGATGTGCCAGGCGTAACTTGGATGAAGGATGGGAGGGTCGTGCAAAATCCCAACCGTCCGATGGAACGGCAACTTGACCAATGGCCGTTTCCCGATCGAGAAAGCCTCGACCTGGACTTCGTCGAATCCATGCCGCTTGACGTGCCCGCGGTGCTTTCGATGGAGCGGTTCACTACGATGCAGACCTCGCGAGGCTGTCCCTGGCCTTGCGTCTTTTGCGACATCCCGATTTTCAACGAAGGGAAATGGCGCGCTCGATCACCTCAGCACGTAGTGGCCGAACTCAAACATCTCGAGGAACTTGGATATGGGTCGGTCTATTTCGTCGACGATCACTTCTTATTGCAGCCGAAGCGGATAGAATCGATTTGCAAAGGGGTGAACGATGCGAACTTGCGGATTCAATGGGGCATTGAGGGGAGGGTCGACTCGGTGGCCCAACACCTGTTCCCCGCTATGGCCAAGGCGCATTGCCGCACGGTGATGTTCGGGATTGAAAGCGGAAGCCAAAAGATTCTTGACAGACTCAAGAAGGAGCAGACCCTTGAGGAGGTTGAGGTCGCGGTCAAGAACGCCAAGAGAGCGGGTATCCAGATTGTGCATGGGTTCTTCACAGTCGGCAATCCGGATGAAACCGTTGAGGATATGCGCGCCACGTTCGATCTTGCTTCGAAGTTGCCGTTGGACACCTTCGGATTCAATCGACTGTGCGTCTACCGCGGGACGCCGCTCTGGCAGGAGTACGTCAAACGGGGCCTGGTGAACGAGGTAACCGACTGGTACAAATATTTCAAATGCTCGGAGATTGATCCGACCTGTCTGCCTGGCGAGGTCATCAATTCGGTTCGGCAGGAGGGGCTGAAGAAGCTTTTCCTATACAAGATCGTCCGTTTCCCGCTGCAAACGTGGAAGCTTCTACGTCGCTTTCTTCGATTCATGCCGGTGCGAGATGTCGTATACCTGATCGCCAAGCCGTTCCTCGGGCAGAAGAAGGGAGCCACGAAAGCGGAGGTGCTGTCTCGTGCTGTTGAGCATGCCGAAATGAAGGACGCCGCCGCACTCCTCACCCAACTTTCGGATGACATGATTCACAACGTGCTGGAAGCTTCGAAGGCTGAACGGCAGCGCATTCAGATCGAAACCACAAAGCCCGGCGAGCTACCAATGGTTTCCATCCCCTAAAGTTCCCCCCGTTATCGAGAAACGCTCTCACGTGGCTGCTTCTGAGCACCACGGCTCGCAACTTGTATGCGGGTCGTCGCTTTGTGCCTCCGCCCTCTGTTGAGCACCGATTCACCTTTTTGCCGGTCAAGGTTTCGCTGGAAATGCTTCCTGACGCCGCTTAGGGGTACACCAAGCCAGCCTTTCAAGACACGTACCTGGAATTGGGAACGTGAACCGACCAGTTAAGGATCGGCAGTATCAATCTGACGGGCGGGTATCGCTCCATTTCTGAACGGCCCTGACGAGTCGCCTTAGATCGCTACACCCCATAGGGTTTTCGCAAGCAATCCAATCCCATATGTGACCGAGACAGCGACGGTGATGATCATCAAATTAAGGCCGATTCGTCGACGAACCTGCATGCCGGAGAGAAACGCCAGGATCGTCGAGACGAGCACGATCACGACACCGGCCATGATCACGGAAGGTATGGCATCGTGGGCTCCCACGAATACTGGCAGGACGGGGACGAAGGCGCCGATTAAGTAACTGCAGCTCACGATGATAGCGGACGGCAACGGACGTTCGGCCATATCTGGTCCCTCACCCCCCTCGCCGAGAAATTGCTTCTTGAGGAACTCGGTGGACTTGACCTCGCGTTCGGAATTGAGTGCGAGAAACGCTCCCGCTCCCATTGACAGGGCCCCGGCGATTGCGGTGGTGAAGGCCGCCACCAACACCATGAGGGGATTGCCGAAAGCCCCGAAAAATCCGCTCACGGCCCCAAGGATTTCCACCAGTCCATCGTTCAGGCCCAGAAAAATATTGCGGATCTTTTCGGCGTTGATTTTACGTTCGGTGAGCTTGGTAACGAGAATATCCTCGTGTTTGAACTCATCCAGGAGAATCCCCTTGAGCGCATCGCCGAGCGGATGGCCCTGATAGCTTTTCCAGAGAGACAGGTACTTCCGGACGCCATAAACCTCGATCGCTTCCAGAACCAGGTGGACGGCCGTGGCGCCGAACATCCGACAGATCAGTTTCACCGTACCGAGTTTCACTTGTCGGCCGATGTCCAACCGGTCGACGCTCAACTGGAAAAACTTCTGCCAAAAGGCGAAATGATGAGTTTCCACTTCGATCAACTCGGACAATGTGCGCTGCATGTCGGAGTCCCGGATAAACATGTCGCGTAGCGCGCGGTATAGCGACAAGTCGAACAACTCGTCCAGCACGAGTGCTTGAGCCAATTTAGGATTGTAGTGAAGGGGAGGCGAGTTCGCTACGGTCGGAGGCACAAATATCACCCTCACCCCCTCCGGGGTCGCGTACCTGAACCTCGAATCGTCGGTCCGGCGACTAGCCGATCAAGAAGTATGCGCCGACCCCGATTGCAGCCAAGACAGCGACGCTGAACATCACTTTCTCATGGCCGCACAGCCCCTGCTGGGCCTTACAAGCTGTGAGGGAACACATGACAGACACGGTGACCCTCCTTCTTGCCAGTCGAGAAACGATACGCTGCTCGGCCAGAGGAGTCAACGAGCGACAATCTCGAGGATTCGTATCTTGACCGGATTCAGTCTGCGCGAGCGGCAAGTTTCGTTTCTTCCAGATGCTTCTGAAGATACTCCATGAACGGAGTACCGCCCGTCCCTATGGCTGTGGGATTGCTGGTGTGAGATTGATGCTGGCGGTGAATGTAGTGGTCGGCATACCCGATGTGGATCTCGCGAAACTGGGCGAGGAGGTCCACACAGGAGACATAGTCCGCCCAAAGATGTGGATAGCTGGTCCTATAACTCTGAACGTAGCTTGCGAGAAGCGGACGGTGTTGCGTATCGGTTGTCTTCTCCAGTGACTCAAGGAACAGGCGATGCCGCGGCGGCATGTAATCTCGCATTTCTTGCAAATAGATGGTCAGTGGATCGGGAGCGTGAGTGATACCCAGACCGGCATCCAGACAGGGGACGATAGAGCTCTGCGCACCGGTTTCGCCGCGCAAACGGTGCATGTGCCCTGAAGTCTCCTCTATTCCCTCATAGGTGAGGCCGTCTGGGAGTGCGGGATTGTCCTTCCATCCGTGAATGTAGGGTCGCACACGTGTGTAGTACACATACGGGTCACACCGCTCCTTCATACGGAGCAGCGTGTCACGCATCGCGAGTTGTGATCGTCGCAACGATTCGAGCCCTTCCGAAACCTCATCGGCTTTATCGGTGCGGGCGCCGTGAAGCGCCCGCAAGAGACCGGCTAGACCAGGGCCCGCCTCCCGCTCGATCTCGATGTGGATGACTATGAACCATTCCTCGTCTTGACCCCCAAGAAAGTTTTGCAGCAACACAATGTTGTCGAGCTGAATCGGACTGGCGGAATCGAGTCGCCGCCAATTGTCGAGTGCGTATGAGGCATACGACAGGACAGGTGGGCGACCAAGCCGTCGAGCGACCTCCACCCAGGGCCTGGCCAGCTGGAGGGGAAGTCGTGTGGCCGGCTGATCCGGGACTTCCCACACGTAAGCATGACCGACGAAGGACAGGACCCGCATCGCCGCCCGAAGGTCCTGATCGTGCCAACTATCGGGAATCATCGGCAAGAGAGAGCTCTGTTCGTCGATATACCGGCGAACGTTCCTCGTGGTCAGCAGCTTGGGGAGTTCCCGTCCCAGGTAGGAGAGTTTTGAGCAATCCTGTAGCTCTACCAGGGGGTCAGGAGGCAGGAAACCATGCTCGGGGGACACTCCATATTCATCCAAGGTAAGCGAAAGGACGGGTTGGGGATGCATGGGACCCTCCGGGAGGAAGCCACCTCGGCACTTGATTTTACTTTACCATGCCATATCCTTGTCGCAAGCGACCATGAAGTTTGCCAAGGGAGGGAAAGGTGTGAAATTGTGCTCGGATACTCAGGGATGTGTACTTTGTCACATCACGGAAGAGCGTCGACATCGACCAATTCCTAGACACCGGCTGATGCCTGCTTTTGAGAACAGTCGTAGCGACAGCTATTGCGTGTGATCGACGAGGCAGGGCTCGGGGATCCTCAAGTGCGAAGGCCACCCAGAGGCGGTGGCCCTCGTTCCTTCGTCTATCGCTTGAGGCGGGGGCTCAGGTTCCCATTTCCCAGCTTGCCAAATACTTTTCCTGCTCCTTCGTCAGCTTGTCGATCGCCATGCCCATCCCCGCGAGCTTCAGCCGGGCAATTTCCTTATCGATGACGACCGGTACGGGATAGACCTTTTTCTCGAGCATCTTGTGATTTTTTACGAGATATTCAGCTCCCAATGCCTGAT harbors:
- the sucD gene encoding succinate--CoA ligase [ADP-forming] subunit alpha, with the protein product MSILVNKNTRVVVQGITGKEGSFHATQCKAYGTQIVAGVTPGKAGQEVEGIPVFNTVREAVTKTQCDTSLIFVPPPFCADAILEAANAGIRLVICITEGIPVNDMVRVKRALRGRDVRLIGPNCPGVITVDEAKIGIMPGFIHKKGVVGVVSRSGTLTYEAVHQLSTLGLGETTCVGIGGDPVNGTGFVDVLPLFEKDPETQAIVMIGEIGGDAEEKAAEFIKKNVKKPVISFIAGITAPPGRRMGHAGAIISGGKGTASEKMKALEAGGVRVVKNPAEIGQAVKAALGR
- the sucC gene encoding succinate--CoA ligase [ADP-forming] subunit beta; protein product: MNVHEFQAKQLFAQFGVPVPRGREITSPDAATAWANELNTPIFVVKAQIHAGGRGKAGGVKITKDKGAVAGLAKELIGKTLVTHQTGPKGRTVHRLLLEEGANIAKELYLSLLVDRDTGWPTFIASTEGGMEIEEVAAKTPDKIIKEAVDPAVGFQGYNGRNVAFALGLQNMEPTVINSFVKLLDNLYRLFMEKNAALVEINPLIITKEKTLIALDGKVSFDDNGIFKHQDVQQMRDLNEEEPLEIEATANNLNYVKLDGNIGCMVNGAGLAMATMDVIKLAGSEPANFLDVGGGATKETVAAGFRILLKDPNVKGIFINIFGGIVRCERIAHGVIEAAKEVRINVPLVVRLQGTNAEEGRKLLAESDLKLDVANDLWEAAQKIVQMTGKAA